ACTCATACGCTGACGTACAAACAGTAAAGTGAAGAGAGAAATATTCGCTACGAGTAAAAAACCCAATAAATAGGGCGTTAGCTTTATATACGAAAGCAAAGGGGCAAACAGGCCAGGAAAAATCTCGTCCAGAATTTGCCAGCTTTCGTTCCAGTTCAGCAGAATAATACAACAAAGGGTGTAGCTACCCCACAGCATATAACCCGCTATTTTTAGCCAATGGTGCTGCGACATTCGGAGATACAGCAACTGAGACTGCCCAAAATGATAAGTAGAAATAGTAATGAATATTAGTAAGCTAAGCAACGGAAGAAAATACCAAAGCACGGCATACATGGCTCCTAACATAATGTAGATCAGCAGAAAAGCCCGGTAACTAAACTTCTTTCCCTTGCTGTACCGATCGAGCAAATGGTCGGTGGCTCCGTGCGGGATTCCAATCACGAAAATGATTAATACGAACAGTATCACTTCTACCTCTTGCAAAAACTGAGGAGCAGCCAACCCCAATAGTGCTATAAACGCTGTGCTTAACGCTACGTAGCGGTAGTAAAAATCTCCCAATGTATTGGCAGGTACACGGGTAGGCGGCTGTTCCATGTTGCTATACTTTGAAGGTAAAAGCTTTTGTTAGCGAAAAGTGTTATGGAAACCAGCACTTTGTGGTATTTTTATTTTCTAAATTTAGACGGATGAACTTCTGCAAGCACGTACTTATTTTAGGCTGTGGCCGCAGTGGCACTTCTATCTTCGGAGAATTGTTCCAGCACCTTCCCGAATATACCTACTACAGTGAACCACCGTTTGCCGAAGTAGTAGAGCTAAACACCACCCAACCAATTGCCCTTAAGGTGCCTCGCGAGAGCGAAGGGTTTCTGCCCGACGAAGGACTTTCTTTTCCGCTGGCGATGCTCACCAGAAAATTACCATCGTTACAGGTTTTTTGGCAGGTTCGTCATCCGCTAGATACTATTTGTTCGCTGAAGGTGGGTATTTCGCGTAACTGGGGCCACCACCCACGCCCACCAGACTGGCAACAGTGGCTCAACCGACCACTCATAGAGCAGTGCGCCTACCACTGGAATTATATCAATACCCTAGGCTTTGCCCAAGTAACTGACTGCTCCGTTATTACTCGTTTTGAAGATATGATCGCTGACCCACGGGCTTTTGCTCAATCTATCGGTCAACAGATCCAGCTGGATATTTCTCAGAACGAAATGTTTCTTCAGCAGTGGGCCAAGCGAGTGCAAAACAAAAACAACGCCCAGTTCGATGAAGCCACTACCTCTCGCCCCTACTCTACGCAAGATCATACTGTGAAAGTGGGGCGCTGGCAGGAGAACCTGAGTAAAGAAGAGATAGGGCAGGTTTTGCCAATTATTCAGGAAACAGCCCAGCGGTTTAATTACGATCTAACTCACCTCAGTTAACAAAGGGCAACGGAATACTTGGGCTGCTTTTCATGTTTTGAAGAAACTTGGGTTTGATCTTTCGCAGAAAACCTGGTTCGCTAAAGCGCACTCCAACAAAAATACGTACCTGACTAGATCGCCCAACGAACCGCCAGTTCTCTACATCGGTGGTAGTGAAGTCGGAGGCAGCGTAGATACCCGTGTACCAATTACCCTGATCCCGCCCCAATGCGGCTCGTGCATCGTAGGCGGGTTCAATGGCAAACAAACGATTCTTTTGCGTATTCTCGTAGTTAATTCGCTGAAAACCTAAACCCGTTAGTCCAAAAGCGTGGAGATAGTACTTACGGTAAATCAGTGTAGCTCCGTACCCAACCATCGTAGTAAACGAGAAAGATTCTACCAGACTTAGCTGTTCTTGAGCTGAAACTGCCTCTTCTGGCAAAATGCCACTAGCTGCTCTAATATTTTTATAAGAAAAATCCGCCGACAGCAGCAAACTGCCACTACTTTTGCGCTGCTGGTAGCCTTGATTGTAAGGAAACCCCAACGAGAATTTGTCGCCCGAAGGAACGTAGGTGATGGTGGTTTGGATCTTTTTCACTCCGGCATTCTGAAGCAGGCGGTCGGTAGATAAAGACGTATCTGACTGCCCTCGGCTCTGCACAAAACCTCGGTAGTTCTGAAAGATACCATCAACCAGCCAGTTTTTCCCGAAGACTGATCCCTGAAAATCAAACCGCCGTAAATCCCGGTCTCTTAGCGTAGGGGATACCGGCAGAAGCAGATTAAACCCAACGTTCCAGAGGAAACCACCTACGCCTACGTAGTTACGGTGCCAGGGAGTAAAGAA
This region of Tunicatimonas pelagia genomic DNA includes:
- a CDS encoding Brp/Blh family beta-carotene 15,15'-dioxygenase; translation: MEQPPTRVPANTLGDFYYRYVALSTAFIALLGLAAPQFLQEVEVILFVLIIFVIGIPHGATDHLLDRYSKGKKFSYRAFLLIYIMLGAMYAVLWYFLPLLSLLIFITISTYHFGQSQLLYLRMSQHHWLKIAGYMLWGSYTLCCIILLNWNESWQILDEIFPGLFAPLLSYIKLTPYLLGFLLVANISLFTLLFVRQRMSRREFMGELFNLALIIGLAYYTPLLVGFAIYFGLWHSLVSVRIEIKKVRVQRPYFSVRSFAKTAIPLSVSTLIIFAFVFLFNQQWGLLQSPYLLFFILISILTLPHVFFVQEFYTTKATR
- a CDS encoding DUF4421 family protein, whose protein sequence is MMLLLWLVSSTTGYAQVDSSFVHNFPDTLNLRVLFVQKGLQLRIQDQTGSERYFFTPWHRNYVGVGGFLWNVGFNLLLPVSPTLRDRDLRRFDFQGSVFGKNWLVDGIFQNYRGFVQSRGQSDTSLSTDRLLQNAGVKKIQTTITYVPSGDKFSLGFPYNQGYQQRKSSGSLLLSADFSYKNIRAASGILPEEAVSAQEQLSLVESFSFTTMVGYGATLIYRKYYLHAFGLTGLGFQRINYENTQKNRLFAIEPAYDARAALGRDQGNWYTGIYAASDFTTTDVENWRFVGRSSQVRIFVGVRFSEPGFLRKIKPKFLQNMKSSPSIPLPFVN